From Thalassovita sp.:
ACCGATCAAATTTGATCGGGAAGGTTTGGTTGTCATCGGCATAGGTGGTCTTAAAGTCACCCGCTTCACGATAAAACATGGTCCCTTACCCTTCCTGAGGCGCGTGGCGGAAATTCAGCGCGGTATTGTTGATGGTTTGTCCTTTGGACAGGGCCAGATAGGCCCCAATCCCGGTCAAGAAGCCCAGTCCAGCCAGGCTGGTGGCGGTCAGGATCTGCTGATCTGTCAGGTTGGTCGCCGTCAAGGCGATGTAACCGAAGGACCAGAACCCCGACCAGGACACCACAGTGAGGATCGCGATTAGCTTCTGCATCAGACCCTCTCGATGATCTTTTCGCCGAACAGACCCTGCGGACGGAACACTAGGAAGACCAGCGCCAGCACATAGGCGAACCAGTTCTCGGTTGCGCCGCCGACCATCGGGCCGATGATGAATTCAAACATCTTCTCACCCACACCGATGATCAGACCGCCGACAATCGCCCCGGGGATCGAGGTGAAGCCACCCAGCATCAGAACCGGCAGTGCCTTCAGCGCGATCAGCGACAGTGAGAACTGCACGCCCGATTTGGCGCCCCACATGATACCGGCAACCAGCGCCACAAAGCCCGCAAGCGACCAGACCATCACCCAGATGAAGTTCAGCGAGATACCGACCGACAATGCAGCCTGGTGGTCATCTGCCACCGCACGCATCGCACGGCCCTGTTTGGTGTACTGGCTGAACAGCACCAGCGCGGCCACCAGAACAACAGCGATGCCGGTTGCGATAATGTCCAGCTGATCCAGGAAGAAGCCGTAGAACCGTTCGTTGCCGAAGCCCAGCCACTGGGTGTTTTCTTCGATCCAGAAGCTACCGCCCTGCGGCAGACCAACGTCCAGCTTCTTAATGTCCGAGCCCCACATGATATCGCCAAGGCCTTCCATGAAGTAGGCCAGACCAATAGTGGCCATGAACAGGATGATCGGTTCCTGCCCCACCAGATGGCGGAACACGTAACGCTGCACACACCAGGCCAAGGCAACCATCACAGCCATCGTGATGATGATGCCGAAAAAGGCGTTCACGTGCCAGCCGAAGTGATGCACCTCAGTGCCAAGGATGGCGTTGATCAGATGCGCGAAGGGGATCTGCCCCTCCATGATGCCCACCAGCGTCAGCGCCGCAAACAGGGCCATAACACCCTGCGCGTAGTTGAAGATGCCGGACGCCTTGTAGATCAAGACGAAGCCCAGCGCGACAAGAGCGTAGAGAACGCCTGCCATCAGGCCGTTCAGGAAAACCTCTGCCCCAAAGAGTAGCTGTTCAGGCATCGTTACGCCCCCTTAAACAGTTGAATACGTTGTGCGGTACGATCAGTCATGGCTCACCCCCAGATAGGCGTCGATCACGTCCTGATTGTTGCGCACTTCGTCCGGGGTGCCGTCCCCGATCTTTTTGCCGTAATCCATCACGACCACGCGGTCGCTGAGGTCCATCACAACGCCCATATCGTGTTCGATCAGGGCGATGGTGGTGCCGAATTCGTCGTTCACGTCGAGGATGAAGCGGCTCATGTCCTCTTTCTCTTCGACGTTCATGCCCGCCATCGGTTCGTCCAGCAGCAACAGATGCGGCTCAACGGCCAGTGCGCGGGCCAGTTCCACACGTTTCTTCAGACCATAAGGCAGACGTCCCACCGGGGTTTTCCGGATCGACTGGATTTCCAGGAAGTCGATGATCTTCTCAACAACTTCGCGGTTCTCCACCTCTTCCTTCTCGGCCTTCCCTTTCCAGATCGCTTGCTGGAACATGTTGGTCTTCATGTGGTTGAGGCGACCGGTCATCACGTTGTCCAGCACGGACATGCCTTCAAACAGCGCGATGTTCTGGAAGGTCCGGGCGATGCCCTGCTGGGCCACCTGATAAGGTTTCATCTGCGGGCGTTTTGCGCCTTTGTACCAAACCTCACCTTCCTGCGGCACATAGAAGCCCGAGATCACGTTCAGCATCGAGGATTTACCAGCGCCGTTCGGGCCGATGATGGCGCGGATCTCGCCTTCCTTGATGTCAAAGCTGATGTCGGTGATTGCCTTCACCCCGCCAAAGCGCAGCGTGATGTTTTTCATCTCCATCAAGGTGCCGCCGATTTTGCGGCCGTCCTCGGTGATGTAGCCTTCTGTCATCTGATCGCTCATTCTGCTGCCACCTTCCCGCTGGTCACGGCAACCACAGGGGCGTCAATCAACGTCAGGTTGGCGCTGATCGACCCTTTGCGGCCGTCTTCATAGGTCACTTCGGTGGTGGTGTAGATCTCATCCTTGCCGCCATAGAGCGCGTCGATCAGATCCGAGAATTTATCCTCAACAATCCGACGGCGCACCTTACGGGTCCGGGTCATTTCGCCATCGTCAGCGTCCAGTTCTTTGTGCAGAACCAGGAAGCGGTGGATCTGACAGCCCGAAAGCATCTCATCCTGCGCGACCGATTTGTTGACCTCTTCGACGTGCGATTTGATGGTTTCCAGAACCTGCGGATGCCCCGCCAGTTCCTGATAGGAAGAATAGGCGATGTTGTTGCGTTCGGCCCAGTTGCCAACCGCGGTCAGGTCGATGTTCACAAAGGCCATACATTTGTCACGGCCATTGCCGAACAGCACCGCCTCCAGCACGTTGGGGAAGAACTTCAGCTTGTTCTCAACGTATTTCGGCGCAAACAGGCTGCCATCGGCCATTTTGCCAACGTCCTTGGCGCGGTCGATGATACGCAGATGACCGGTGTCTTTCTCGATGAAGCCCGCATCGCCAGTGGCCACCCAGCCTTCGGCGTCTTTGGTGCCTTTGGTGCTTTCTTCGTTCTTGTAATAGTACTCGAAAACACCGGGGCTGCGGTAGTGAACCTCACCATTGTCATCGATCTTCAACTCAACACCCGGCGACGGCACACCAACAGTGTCCGAACGCACCTGACCATCGGGCTGCGCGGTGATGAAAACCGTTGCCTCGGTCTGGCCGTAGAGCTGTTTCAGGTTGATACCCAGCGAACGATAGAACGCAAAGATTTCCGGACCAATCGCTTCACCGGCGGTGTAGCCCACCCGCACGCGGCTGAAGCCAAGGGTGTTTTTCAGCGGGCCGTAAACCATCAGGTTGCCCAGCGCGTATTTCATCCGGTCGCCAAACCCAACAGGGTTGCCATCCAGAATGTCGCCGCCCACTTTCTTGGCGTGCTCCATGAAGTAATGGAACATCTTGCGCTTCATCGGGCTGGCGTCTTCCATCCGGATCATGACGCTGGTCAGCTGCGTTTCAAAAACACGCGGCGGCGCGAAGTAGTAAGTCGGACCAATTTCACGCAGGTCGACGTTCAGCGTCTCGGCGCTTTCCGGGCAGTTCACGCAGAAACCGCACCAGTAGGCCTGACCAACCGAGAAGATGAAATCCCCCACCCATGCCATCGGCAGGTAGGCCAGAATTTCTTCGTCCGGGCGCAGATTGTCGAACTCGGAGGAGTTCTTGGCGCTTTCGATCACGTTACGGTTCGACAGAACCACACCTTTGGGTTTGCCGGTGGTGCCCGAGGTATAAAGCATCACACAGGTGGAGCTGTAATCCAGCTTGGAACGACGGCGCTCCAGCTCAGGTGTCAGCTCATCACGGGCGGCAAAGCCCTGTTCCTGAATGTGGCTGAATTCATGCAGCTGGGTATGATCGTATTTCCGCATGCCGCGCGGATCGAGATAGATCATATGTTCAAACTGATGCAGGTCTTCTTGGATATCGATGACCTTGTCGACCTGTTCCTGATCTTCGGCGATCACAAAGCGCGCGCCGCAGTGATCCAGCACATAGGCCATCTCTTCTGCTGCCGCATCCTGGTAAAGCGGAACCGGAATTGCGCCAACGGATTGGGCGGCAACCATCGACCAGTACATATAGGGACGGTTGCGGCCAATGATGGCGATGAAATCGCCCTCGTTGACGCCGAGGTTCAACAGGCCACGGGCCAGGTTGTTGATCTGATGTTCGGTCTCACGCCAGGTCCAGCTCTGCCAGATCCCGAATTCCTTCTCCCGATAAGCGGGGCGATCCGCCATCTCGGTGGCGTTGCGGTGCAACAGCGCCGGAATGGACTGAAGTCCACCCGCCGCCTGTGACGACTGTGCCAATTCTGTTCCTCCCAAATGCTCGGTCTTCATCGAGCGCACGGCCTCCACAGCCGCGATTCTCCCTTTCTCAAGGGTGCGCAATTAGATTACGCGGTCAACTTTTTCCTGATCATTTCCCAATCCTAACGAATTGTAACAGCCCTAAATCTGACGCTTTTCCCCCGTCGCGCGGGATGCTAGCCAGTGGGAGGGAGGAGCTGATGGCCTTGGCAAAAAACGATACAGCCGCAATGACCAGTGCCGGTCTGAATCTGATTCAGCAGGGTCTGTCGATTTATGATGAGCATCTGAAGCTGGTGATTTGCAACCGCCCGTTTCTGGAGATGTTTGATCTGCCAGAAAGCCACGGCAAGCCCGGCGCCCGTTTTCAGGACACCATCCGCCTACTTGTGGAACGTGGCGAATATGGGCCGGTGGATGACGTGGCTGAGGCCGTGGCGATGCGTGTGGAACAGGCCCGCGCCTTTACCCCCCACTACATGGAACGCGAACGCGCCAACGGCCGCTGGGTTTCGGTGGAGGGATCGCCCCTGCCGCAAGGCGGCTGGGTCGCCGTTTACACCGACATCACCCGCGCCAAACGGCAAGAGGCCTTGCTGCGCACCCGGTCAGAGGCGCTGTCAGACAAGGTGCTGGGCTACGCCGAGGAACTGGCCGCGGCCAACCGTGAGCTTGAGGCAACCATCACCGCCCTGGAAGAAGCCAAACGCCAACTGGCCGAGACTGAGGCCCGCACCCGCCAAACGACCGAGATGATGCCGGCCCATATCGCCCATGTGGACCGCAACCGACGCTACACGTTTTCCAACCGCAAGCTTTCCTCGGTCATGCCCGGCCGTCCGTCAGAAATCACTGGTCTTGATATCGAAGAGGCGCTTGGCGAAGAGATCTACACAGCCATCGCGCCGCATCTGGATAAGGCGTTTGCCGGTGAGGCGTCGGTCTTTGAGTTTTTCATCGAAAGCAGCTCACGCCGGATCCGCGCGGCCTTCACCCCGGCGCAGGATCTGGACGGGCCCAGCGGACCAGACAGTGGCGGGGTCTATATCCTGTCGATGGACATCACCCGCGAAGCACAGGCGCGCACCGCGCTGCAACAGACCCGCCGCCGCGAAATGGCGGCGCAGCTGACCAGCGGCATGGCGCATGATTTTTCCAATCTGCTGACCATCATCCTTGGCAGCCAATCCCGGCTGCAGCGTATGGATCTGCCCGGGTCGGCCCAACAGCAGGTCGAGGCAACCCTGTCCGCGGCCCATCGCGGCGGGTCGCTGTTAAACCGAATTGCCGATATCACCGGCGCACGCGAATGGAATCCGGCCCCAGCCGATGTGGCGCTCCTCTTGGATGACATGAA
This genomic window contains:
- a CDS encoding branched-chain amino acid ABC transporter permease; its protein translation is MPEQLLFGAEVFLNGLMAGVLYALVALGFVLIYKASGIFNYAQGVMALFAALTLVGIMEGQIPFAHLINAILGTEVHHFGWHVNAFFGIIITMAVMVALAWCVQRYVFRHLVGQEPIILFMATIGLAYFMEGLGDIMWGSDIKKLDVGLPQGGSFWIEENTQWLGFGNERFYGFFLDQLDIIATGIAVVLVAALVLFSQYTKQGRAMRAVADDHQAALSVGISLNFIWVMVWSLAGFVALVAGIMWGAKSGVQFSLSLIALKALPVLMLGGFTSIPGAIVGGLIIGVGEKMFEFIIGPMVGGATENWFAYVLALVFLVFRPQGLFGEKIIERV
- a CDS encoding ABC transporter ATP-binding protein, whose amino-acid sequence is MSDQMTEGYITEDGRKIGGTLMEMKNITLRFGGVKAITDISFDIKEGEIRAIIGPNGAGKSSMLNVISGFYVPQEGEVWYKGAKRPQMKPYQVAQQGIARTFQNIALFEGMSVLDNVMTGRLNHMKTNMFQQAIWKGKAEKEEVENREVVEKIIDFLEIQSIRKTPVGRLPYGLKKRVELARALAVEPHLLLLDEPMAGMNVEEKEDMSRFILDVNDEFGTTIALIEHDMGVVMDLSDRVVVMDYGKKIGDGTPDEVRNNQDVIDAYLGVSHD
- a CDS encoding AMP-binding protein → MADRPAYREKEFGIWQSWTWRETEHQINNLARGLLNLGVNEGDFIAIIGRNRPYMYWSMVAAQSVGAIPVPLYQDAAAEEMAYVLDHCGARFVIAEDQEQVDKVIDIQEDLHQFEHMIYLDPRGMRKYDHTQLHEFSHIQEQGFAARDELTPELERRRSKLDYSSTCVMLYTSGTTGKPKGVVLSNRNVIESAKNSSEFDNLRPDEEILAYLPMAWVGDFIFSVGQAYWCGFCVNCPESAETLNVDLREIGPTYYFAPPRVFETQLTSVMIRMEDASPMKRKMFHYFMEHAKKVGGDILDGNPVGFGDRMKYALGNLMVYGPLKNTLGFSRVRVGYTAGEAIGPEIFAFYRSLGINLKQLYGQTEATVFITAQPDGQVRSDTVGVPSPGVELKIDDNGEVHYRSPGVFEYYYKNEESTKGTKDAEGWVATGDAGFIEKDTGHLRIIDRAKDVGKMADGSLFAPKYVENKLKFFPNVLEAVLFGNGRDKCMAFVNIDLTAVGNWAERNNIAYSSYQELAGHPQVLETIKSHVEEVNKSVAQDEMLSGCQIHRFLVLHKELDADDGEMTRTRKVRRRIVEDKFSDLIDALYGGKDEIYTTTEVTYEDGRKGSISANLTLIDAPVVAVTSGKVAAE
- a CDS encoding PAS-domain containing protein; the protein is MALAKNDTAAMTSAGLNLIQQGLSIYDEHLKLVICNRPFLEMFDLPESHGKPGARFQDTIRLLVERGEYGPVDDVAEAVAMRVEQARAFTPHYMERERANGRWVSVEGSPLPQGGWVAVYTDITRAKRQEALLRTRSEALSDKVLGYAEELAAANRELEATITALEEAKRQLAETEARTRQTTEMMPAHIAHVDRNRRYTFSNRKLSSVMPGRPSEITGLDIEEALGEEIYTAIAPHLDKAFAGEASVFEFFIESSSRRIRAAFTPAQDLDGPSGPDSGGVYILSMDITREAQARTALQQTRRREMAAQLTSGMAHDFSNLLTIILGSQSRLQRMDLPGSAQQQVEATLSAAHRGGSLLNRIADITGAREWNPAPADVALLLDDMKILATPALPNGFTLHISNLLHDNMLMLDTGMLQDSLLNLILNARDACGKSGEISLTVAPVQNLWAEFIVEDNGPGFSDAALSRAMEPFYTTKGGEGSGLGLSMVYDMAKLAGGRLRVANGEKGARITLRLPLRPAPPPLAPGLVLLVEDSADIREVLRPMLTAMGNTVVEATSYDEALALIEGLPEIKRILSDISLIGEKTGIDLRNALPESAPPIHLMTSRPPDDALHKTAAANGPVLRKPFTQSQLTSFLQQDPNSP